A stretch of the Porites lutea chromosome 12, jaPorLute2.1, whole genome shotgun sequence genome encodes the following:
- the LOC140953825 gene encoding uncharacterized protein, translating to MRFFTVSDIGCSEEKNPSTSNKSRTYHLLVSRLDALPLSYSSSKSTMYFLEQINHMNEDLREPKEQLKQLKELDLFVLDNSLRESTVGQLRGHTVENKWKIYNEVKKVGFQNIIVASFHHMTRLGDTFCRQLKEKGEDFSKFFAFTEFIESVDKDRAPDTVTVPIGLKKMKEYGIKHAIIEVDLVYSGIDYKKFLPEDINNLLSDRMRWVRENLSKDSRILINLRDFPESMLKKPERIFQVVHYLSSLPPSEHPFGLMYEEPTGKSMPHELAAWTAAVRREMNDCCWKDGKLLVHVHEQWGMADCTVLECLARGADGIWASLIKEGAFVGHASSSVTIMNLVRLGNEKVLRQFNCTYLRKAAQEITRITTGFEPHPTQIVYGERALDMVLGFPQLQPDKQEFDVAKFFGEEPPIRITTVATPKMIVERLKHLFGEDPQFTEEIGMRMKEVMLEDLHINRKEEYMSAVGLAVLFHRSGGQITAKMSDVIAAEVPNEAHARRLINEIRQMWDEWDLREESKGDDELEFDSFYNGFMAPYFGCFRCDDTRRALKAIDMDEDGRVDWNEFALYLKWAIRQYPQTKTAEELLSIAFRKGIIPAMQDVVTLQNTEKIIIPERPRQKQKVKKTSERISSLICTIT from the exons ATGCGTTTTTTCACAGTCAGTGACATTGGCTgctcagaagaaaaaaatcccaGTACTTCCAATAAGAGTCGAACCTATCACCTTCTGGTTTCTAGACTAGATGCTCTGCCACTAAGCTACAG CTCAAGTAAATCTACCATGTATTTCCTGGAACAAATTAATCACATGAATGAGGACCTTCGAGAACCAAAAGAACAACTGAAGCAACTTAAGGAACTGGACCTTTTCGTTTTGGACAATTCCCTCCGAGAAAGCACTGTAGGACAGCTCCGTGGCCATACTGtcgaaaacaaatggaaaatataCAATGAG GTGAAAAAAGTAGGCTTCCAGAATATCATCGTCGCATCGTTTCACCACATGACCCGCCTGGGGGACACATTCTGTCGTCAActtaaagaaaaaggagaagaCTTCAGTAAATTTTTTGCCTTCACAGAGTTCATTGAATCTGTCGACAAAGATAGAGCTCCCGATACAGTAACTGTTCCCATTGGTTTAAAAAAGATGAAAGAGTATGGCATCAAACATGCCATTATTGAGGTTGACTTAGTCTACTCTGGCATCGACTACAAAAAGTTTCTTCCTGAAGATATCAACAACCTTCTTTCTGATCGAATGAGGTGGGTTCGAGAAAATCTTTCCAAGGATTCCCGCATACTTATCAACCTACGAGACTTTCCAGAGAGTATGCTGAAGAAGCCTGAACGAATTTTCCAAGTGGTCCATTACTTGTCCTCTTTGCCCCCAAGTGAGCATCCCTTTGGGTTGATGTACGAAGAACCAACTGGCAAGTCCATGCCACATGAACTCGCTGCCTGGACGGCGGCGGTTCGTAGAGAGATGAACGATTGTTGTTGGAAGGACGGTAAGCTATTGGTGCATGTCCACGAGCAATGGGGAATGGCTGACTGCACCGTGTTGGAGTGTCTTGCCAGGGGAGCAGATGGTATATGGGCTAGTTTGATTAAAGAAGGCGCCTTCGTCGGTCATGCTTCCTCTAGCGTGACCATAATGAACTTGGTCCGTCTTGGGAATGAAAAGGTTTTGCGACAGTTTAACTGTACATACCTTCGTAAAGCCGCTCAAGAGATCACTAGGATCACAACTGGGTTTGAACCTCATCCAACGCAGATTGTGTATGGTGAGAGAGCCCTTGATATGGTTCTCGGATTTCCCCAGTTGCAGCCAGACAAGCAAGAATTTGATGTTGCCAAGTTCTTTGGAGAAGAGCCCCCAATACGAATTACTACCGTGGCCACACCTAAAATGATCGTTGAAAGACTAAAACATTTGTTCGGAGAGGATCCACAGTTCACGGAGGAAATAGGCATGAGAATGAAAGAGGTCATGCTGGAAGATCTGCACATCAACAGGAAAGAGGAATACATGAGCGCAGTTGGTCTTGCAGTTCTATTTCACCGGTCTGGTGGCCAAATAACCGCCAAGATGAGCGACGTGATTGCAGCAGAAGTCCCAAACGAGGCTCACGCTCGAAGACTGATCAACGAAATACGACAAATGTGGGATGAGTGGGATCTTAGAGAGGAATCCAAAGGAGATGACGAGCTTGAGTTCGATTCATTTTACAACGGCTTCATGGCGCCCTACTTCGGCTGCTTTAGGTGCGATGACACAAGACGCGCGCTGAAGGCGATTGATATGGATGAAGACGGCAGAGTGGATTGGAATGAGTTTGCACTCTACCTCAAATGGGCCATTCGTCAGTATCCTCAGACAAAGACCGCAGAGGAGCTCCTTTCCATTGCTTTTCGCAAGGGCATCATTCCAGCCATGCAGGACGTGGTCACCTTGCAAAACACGGAAAAAATAATCATTCCCGAAAGACCTagacaaaaacaaaaggttaaaaaaaccTCTGAAAGGATTTCTAGTTTGATCTGCACCATAACTTag